TCAAGGACAAATAGATGAAGATACAACGGAATCAGAAGAATACAATGCATAGGGACAGGGTGAAGATGACAATGAAGATAAATTTCATCGTTCTAGCACTGAATAGAATTAGGGTGTGTTGCTCCttattttttttgcatttatAATGATGTCCACAATCTTAAGACTTATCAATGTAAGTCTTAAGATTAAACTATTACTAATAGAGTTTTATTGGAAAGCCAAAAACAATGTGACTTCATCTGTTGTTGATGTGTTTGGTTTTTACTcgtgttttttgtttgtttttggagtataatattgtttttggtTTACTTGTTACACATTTTTATCTGTGATTGTACTATTTCTAAATTATCTTTTCTTctattgtataaaaataaatattatgttcAAGAATATGGCATCAGGTGTTTCTGGCCCTCCTATTCCACCTTCAGGAAATTCTGATAAGGGGAAGGGGAAGAAATCTTATGTAATGAAGTTGATGACACGTTTCAATAATGAAATTGGTTCAACCAGTCAGCCAACTACACCTACCTCTACCTCCACTGGTAGATCTGTTCCACCTCCATTAGTTGTTCCTGCCTTGACTCCCACTCCACATCAAGTTCCTACATCTACACCTACCTCCATTGGTACATCTCTTCCACCTCCGATACAAGTGTCTGGCTTGACATCCAATGATTACACCCGTTGGAGGAgggtaagaaaaaaattaactcaattaatatatagaCAATTCATTGTTGTATTATTCTAATGTTggagtttaattttgttttaggtttTATCCTACAAAAACTGCATCGAAGGCAATCACAACCACCATCAAGCAATAGTTTGATGAGCCATAACTAACATGGGGCTCAATCCCTAAGTCAACCAGAGATGTCTTCTTCGAACGTTTTAAGGTACACACTTTTCAATTCCAATCCTGCTACACTGAGCAATTATTCTCTGTATGTGTAAATCAAACCTATTATTCATGTGTATAAAAGATAATAGAATATTGCAATCTTCTTGGAACAAAGTCAATAGTTGGTGTCCTGCATTTAATTTGTACTACAACAACACCATCTAGctgaaatacaaaataatccAATGCATGCATGTTTCCAGCCCCTTGTTTGTTGCGTAATTCAACTCTCGTGCATTCCTGATATAACCATTGCTGCCATTCCAAAGAAGGGATTACTTTGGTGCAGTTacagaaaaataatttgttgtGTTTCCTTCACAACCAGAACATTCATTTCTAACAACCAATAAGATTAATTTCTTGAATTAGAAAATGTTACTGATACACTTTTATACTTTGAACTTGTTTACTTATTCAAACctattatttctaatataacAGAGAAAGGTTTCATGGAAGCCTGAAGATGAggaaaacgtaaaaaaaaattatcacaccAAGGCATCTCATAGACTCTCAGAGATGTATAAAAAAGCTAGAACTATAGGAAAAAGACCTGATTGGCTGGGGGACGATACTTGGAATGCTCTTTTGGAAAAGTGGAACATGCCACTTTATAGACAAAAGTGTGAAATTGCAAAGAAGAATCGGACATCTGAAAAGGGTGGTTGTTTGCACACTAGAGGATCTATAAGCGTGCATAAGCATGCTATTCGTTTGGTATGTaacttgtacattttttttcttatatttgtaatcataaactttataaatatttattaacaactcATTTTGTTTGCAGTCACAGGAGCTTGGTCGGTCTAtgcatgttgatgaaatatttcaacAGACACATATTCGTCAATCAATAAGGGAATTTATGGACGAAAGGTCTCGGCGGACCCATGTAAGTGTTTGTACTAACTCTAtgtttaatgataatatttattcatttaacaggaacactttgttgcaaaattttctcaaataagatttGAGACTACATCTGTTGGTGTCTCAGCATCTTCTCCTCTAGACCCTGCGGAGGAGGAAAGATTGAGAAACCGATGTTGGTTAGAGGCTGCTGGTGGAAAATACAAGGGACGCGTATACGGCATTGGAAATGTCACTTCCCAAGATGACTGTGTTGATAGTTACATCCAACAGACACAGGCATTTTATAGAACTTATTTCCAttactgttgaacttatttagaACCACAACCACAATCCGTTTATGAACTTACCTAATTTTTATTCTTGTAGTTATATTGatgtaaacaatatttatgtattcataTACAATGTTTCCTTTGTGGATTAAGTGTATCTGAAAAGCTTATTGGATTTATATGTCAATGTGCAATGTATAATGTCCAGGTTTGCTTATATCAATTGTGAATATTCACTATAATGTCCAGGTCTGCTTGTATATTGTGCATGGGGAACTACTATATACAGGGTATTTATTTAGCTCTTCTTAaaccattatatacggatttattcGTATAtaggttatatacggatttatccgtatataagttatatatggaGTTAActgtatataagttatatacgaatttatccgtatataagttatatacggatatatccgtatataagttatatacggatatatccgtatataagttatatacggatatatccgtatataatttctgtatataagttatatatggaTTTATCCATATATACGTTATATACAGATATATCCGTAcataatttccgtatataagttatatgcggatttatccgtatatacgttatatacagatatatccgtatataattttcgtatataagttatatacggatttatccctATATAAACCTAGCTACGAtagtattatatacggatttttgccctatgtaatccgtatataaaccaagtattatatacagattttgggtcttatatacgaatttttgttgtatgtaattcacttttttcttgtagtgaattTTCGACCTCAAAAATTAGACTTACCAGAGAACAAGTGACGATAAGATTCCCTCATGACTCCCTCTAACTCCCAGGTAGAGTCACCGGTCCTACTATCCCAGAAAACTTTGACTAGATTGATGGTTTTGCCTCTAAGTTGCTTATCCTGGCTCTCCTCAATTCTGACAGGCTGCACCTCCATAGACAGATCTTCTCTAACTTGAACATCTTCAGCTTCAAGCACATGTTAGGGATCAGACACATACTTCCTAAGTTGTGAGACATGGAACACTGGATGAATGTTTGCAAACTAGGGTGGCATGGCTATCTCATAGGCAACTAATCCTATACGTCTCAGGATCTAATAAGGACCAAAgtacctaggagataacttccTAACACGAATAGCTCTTTCCACACTAGTAGTAGTAGTCACTCGGAGGAAGACATAATCCCCAACTTCAAATTCCAAGGGTCTACGTATATATATCTCTTATCAGCATAGGACTTCTACCGACTTTGAGATGCCCGCATCCTTTCTTGAATCAGCTTCACCTTCTCTGTAGTCTACTGTATCAACTCTGGCCCAGTTAACACTGCTTCTCCATCTTGATACCAACACAAAGATGTTCTGCAGCATCTTCCATACAGGGCTTCAAACGGCGCCATACCAATACTAGCCTGATAGCTATTGTTGAAGGTGAACTCCACCAACGACAACACCTCATCCCAGACTCCCAAGTGATCCAAAACACATGTCCTTAGCAAGTGCTCAAGTGATTGGATCGTCCTTTCTGATTTCCCATCAATTTGGGGATGATACGTTGAACTCAATTGCAGCCTACTGCCCATCTCACTCTAAAGTGTTTGCCAAAAGCGGGATGTGAACCGCGAATCTCTATTTGATACGATGCTAGAAGGCACTCCATGCAGTCTCACAATCTCCTTGATGTACAACTACGCCAACTTCGACATCGACATCCTCAAATTAATCGCTAAGAAGTGAGCACTCTTGGTCAACCTATCCACAATCACTGAAATCGCATCATGACCTCTAACTGTGTGTGGCAAATGGGTAACAAAATCCATGGctatgctatcccatttccactcaggTATCTCAAGTTGCTGCAACAAACCTCCAGGTCTCTGATGCTCTATCTTAGCCTTCTAATAGGTTAGACAAGAAGCAACAAACTAAGCTACATCTCTCTTCATACCAGACCACCAAAAAGACTCCTTGAGGTCTTGATAAATTTTAGTCATGCaaggatgcatgctaaaacggcTTTTATGACCTTCCTCAAGGATTAACCTCTTCAACTCTGAATTGCTAGGGACACAGACCCATCTTCTAAATCTCAAAATGTCATCAACCCCCAAGGTAAAATCCTTACCTTACTCAGTCCCAATCAAACCCGCTGACTTTTGAAGCTCAACATCTTTCAACTACTCTTCTTTGACAAGTCTCAACAAGTCATTGGACACCACCAAATTACTGCATCTGATACTATCAGCCTCGAATTCCACCTGCAATCTCAAATCTCTGAAGCTTTCCACCAGCTCTAACTCTCTGACCATCAACGTGGAAACATGCACTGACTTCCTGCTCAATGCAATTGCCACGACATTAGCTTTCCCAAGGTGATAGAGgagatcaaaatcaaaatctttaagaaactccatccatcttctttgcctcatattaagctccttctgatcaaagagatacttcaaactcttgtgatcactaaaCACCTGAAATTGTGCACCATACAGGTAGTGTCTCCAGATCTTTAAAGCAAAGACAACAGATGCCAACTCCAAGTCATGagtggggtaattcttctcatgagtCTTGAGTTGTCTTGAAGCATATGCCACTACCTTCTTCTCCTACATTAGCACATACCCTAATCCCTGATGAGAAGCATCACAGAAAACCTCAAAAGATTTACCTGTGTCAGGGATAACCAAAATTGGTGCACTAGTCAACCTTTGCTTTAGCTCTTGAAAGCTAGATTCACACCGGTCCGTCCAAATAAAAGGTTGATCCTTCCTAGTGAGCTGCGTCAACGGCGCCACAATCCGAACAAAACTCTCAATAAAATGGCGATAATAGCCCGCCAAACCCACAAAACTTCTTACTTCAGTCATAGTCTTAGGTTTCTCTCACTGAAGTACAGCTTGCACCTTAGCGGGATCAACAGAAATTCCTCCGGCTAAAATCACGTGCCGAAGAAAAGGAACCTCTTCcatccaaaactcacacttAGACAGCTTGGCATACAGTTTGCTTTCTCTCAGTACTCCAAGCACTACCCTAAGGTGATCTTCATGCTCTTCCCGACTCTTAGAATAGAcaagtatgtcatctataaagacaACAACGAACCTGTCCAAGAACGGTCTGAAAATTcgattcatatagtccatgaaaATGGTTGAAGCATTAGtcacaccaaaaggcataactacATACTCATAGTGGCCATATCTAGACCTAAACGCCGTCTTTTGCACATCATCTGCATTCACCAAGATCTGATGATAACCCGACCTCAAATCAATCTTAGAGAACATCGTAGCTCCGTACAACTAATCCATCAAATCATCTATCCTCGGCAACGGATACTTATTCTTAATAGTCAGCTTATTCAGTTGTCGATAGTCAATACACAACCTTGAgctaccatc
The Vigna angularis cultivar LongXiaoDou No.4 chromosome 5, ASM1680809v1, whole genome shotgun sequence genome window above contains:
- the LOC108339302 gene encoding uncharacterized protein LOC108339302 gives rise to the protein MTEVRSFVGLAGYYRHFIESFVRIVAPLTQLTRKDQPFIWTDRCESSFQELKQRLTSAPILVIPDTGKSFEVFCDASHQGLGKSVHVSTLMVRELELVESFRDLRLQVEFEADSIRCSNLVVSNDLLRLKAKIEHQRPGGLLQQLEIPEWKWDSIAMDFVTHLPHTVRGHDAISVIVDRLTKSAHFLAINLRMSMSKLA